Genomic DNA from Candidatus Binatia bacterium:
GACGCTTTCGTGAACCAGGATTCGAGTCCCTGCAGCACAAGCTTGTCCGGACAAGGCGAGGCCGCCAAAGGCGATGTTGGTTACGGCGCGCTCGAGAGGAGCATCTTCAAACACAACCTGCGGTGATTTTCCTCCGAGCTCTAGAGTGATTTTTTTGAGATAGCGCCCAGCTAGCTCAGCGACGCGCCGACCCGTGGCACATCCACCCGTGAAGGAAATCTTATCGACGCCCGGATGCTCTACCAACGCCTCGCCGGTCGTTGCCGATCCGGTGATCACGTTCACCACGCCTGGGGGCACGTCGGCCTCGCGGCACAGTTCGGCAAACCGTAACGTGGAGAGCGATCCCAGCTCCGAAGGTTTGAGAACCACGGTATTGCCTGTCGCCAAGGCAGGACCGAGCTTTGACCCGATAAACACCAACGGTGTGTTCTACGGTGTAATCGCGGCCACCACCCCGTAAGGCTCGCGCCGCTAGTAGTCCAGCGAATCGTCGCCGTTCGGCAGCGGCACGACCCACCCGTAGATCTTGTCGCACCACGACGCATAGTACTCGAGATTGCGAATCAGGGCCTTTACCCCGAAGTTACGGGCTACCGTTTGTACCATGCCCACATCTAGGGACTCGATCAAATCAAGCTCCTCCCGGTGGGCGTCCGCGGCAGCAGCCAGCCGTTCCAACACGCGGCGGCGTTCAGTTGGTGGTGCCTTTCGCCAGTGGCGTTCGAAGGCTTGTCGGGCAGCTTGCACGGCGCAGTCAACGTCCTCACGGTCGGCGTCGGCGATTTCACCCCAGACCTCACCGGTTGTTGGGTCTTGTACCGGGAGCCGGGCACTACTGTGTGGTGCTTGCCACGACCCGTTCGCGAACAGCCGGGGCTCAGGAGCAAAAGCAAGCTTGGCTCGTTCGCTCGCGTGATCGATCATAACGGCATCCAAGCTTATGGGCGAATTGCGATTCGTTTGTAGGAACCCTGTCCGGCGGAGCCGGCGGCGGCAGCGGTGAAAGCTGCGTTGATCTCGTCCAGTGGAAAAACCTCGGCGGCAATATTGTGTAGCGGGTAGCCATGGCGCCCGCGCTGCAGAAACTGGAGAGCCTTCAGCAGTGAGTGGGCCGGATAGAGTGAGACGCCAACGATCGAGCGGTTAGGTCCGATCAGCAAGGAAGGGTCAGCGGCAAAGGTTCACCCGGGAACAACACTGCCAAGTGCCAGATACCGACCTCCGCGGCTGAGCATGCGAATCCCTTCTGGATAGGGCTCGGGTGTGCCCGCAACTTCGACGACGACGTCGGCTCCCCAGCCCCCGGTAAGTCGTAGGACCTCGGCGGTGCGTGCTCGGGGATCAGGCTGCTCCTTCAGGTCGATCACCGAGTCGGCGCCGAGCGAGCATGCCAGCGACAGTCGGGCCTGGTTGCCGTCGATCACGATCACGGGGTGCGCGCCGAGCTCCTTGGCTACCGCAACTGCGTACAAGCCGAGCCCACCGGCTCCCTGGATCGCAGCCGATTCGCCCCATTGGAGAGCGACTCGCTCGAAGCCGAAGATTAGCTGTGCAAGGGCACAATTTGCTCCTGCAAGTTCTTCATCACGGATTTCGTCCGGAGCACGAAAGCGCGGCTGTTCCTTGCGGATCAAGTAGTAGTCCGCGAATCCACCGACGAAGTGTGGAGTGACTTCACACGGGCGGTGCACCGTCGCAAGGCTCATCGCGCACGCGTAAGATCGCCCGCGCAAGCAAGCAGGACAGCTCTGGCACGGCACGTAATAAACCCAAACGATGCGGTCCCCCTTTCGGAGCGGGGCTCCCGCAGAATCCGTTTCCGCTCCCGGTCCGCACTTTGCCACGACACCAGTAGCTTCGTGCCCGAGTACGGTAGCACGCAGCCGACCCATACGTTCCATCTCCCCTTGCCACAGGTGCACGTCGGACCCGCAGATGTTCGCTTGCCGGATGCGCACGAGGACCTCGCCTGGTCCCGGAAGAGAAAATCATCGTAATTCTAAAGAACGCCGAGGTCCAACCAACACTGCCGCTCGCGCTGTCGTTGTCATCGGGTACCTTGCCTCCTTCGAGCCAGGGGGCCGCCGTACCGAGGGCCACAACTACGTTTCGCTTAGGCCGGTCAGCAGTCGTGAAATGATGCGCCGTTGGATTTGCCCGGTGCCTTCCACGATGTCCATGGCTTTTACGTCGCGGAACCACGTTTCCACCAGCCCGTCCTTGGTAGCACCAAGGTCTCCAAGAATTTCCATGGCTAGGCTTGTGACCTCTTGCGCAATTTGGGGGCAGTATGCTTTGGCCATCGAGGCTTCCAGGATGTTTGGCTGGCGAGTGTCCGCAAGGTAGGCGGCGCGCCAACACAACATCCGCCCGGAGACAATTTTTCGCTCCATCCAAGCAAGTTTATCCAGAGCCCGCCGGTACCAAGGACTGACGCGAGACCTGGGGCGGATCGAGCGGACGAACTCCATTGCTCGATCGTAGGCTGCTTGGGCAATGCCGATCGCCATCGCAGCCACGATCGGACGGGTGGCGTTAAAGCTCTCCATTGCGCCCTTGAAGCCAGAGCGTTCGCGGTACGCTGCTTCTCCCCCGAGCAAGTTCGCGGCCGGCACACAACAGTCTTCGAACACGAGTGCAGCGCTTTCATAAGCCACGAGACCCATTTTGTTCTCGATCCTAGCCACGCGGAATCCGGGTGTGCCGCGTTCCACCACGAAGGCGCGATGCCCGTCCCGCCCTAAAGCCGGATCCACGGTAGCCCATACGACGACCCAATCGGCGCGCGCTCCGTTCGAGCAGAACATCTTCTCGCCATTGAGAATCTACACGTCTCCCTCTCGCCGCGCGCGGGTGGAAATTGCTGCGACGTCTGAGCCAGCGCCGGGTTCGGTCATGGCGAACGCGCCCCAATGAGGCCGCGCTGGGTCGTTGAACACAGCAAAGAACCGCTCCTTCTGTTCTGGAGTTCCCAGCAGCGTAATCGGTGGGCCGCCGAGGCCAGGCCCCGGCAAGGACACCGCTACGCCCCGATCCCAGTACGCCATCTCCTCCGCCAGGATGACCCCGCGGCGTGCCGCTCGTCGTGCGGCGGCCGACGTGCTGGCTTCCTCACCCCAGCCGCGACGGCCGATTCCGAGGTCCCACACCAGTTTGTAAAATGGGCGGTCTCCTGGGATCGGCTCGTGCTTGCGGTCGGCCTCAAGGCCGAGTGGGCGCATGTGTTCGCGACCGAGCCAGCGGACCATTTCGACAAGGCGTTGTGTGTCGGTGTCGATCTCGAGTTGCAGCATATCTGCGTTCGGATACGGCGCGGTTAGGCGACTGCCCGTTCGGACTGCAGATCCCGCAACGCGGGGATCACGTACCGTTGCATCAGTTCCATGCTGTGCAGGACCTTGCGGTGGTCGAGGCCGCCCAGGCGCGTCCAGCACAACAACGTCGTGAACCCGAATAACGAGTGGAGCTGGCGAATCCGTTCGACGCATTCAATCGGTGAGCCGCAGACAACTGCACCGGCCATTTGTAATTGCTCCCACGTGACCTGTGCTGCCATGTCCCGTACGCCCACGTACGGTTCATAGGTCTTAATCGGTTGTTCACACGGCGGCGGGGCAATGTACTTGGCGAACGTTCGGTAGTACCAGATCACCGGATCGGCAAAGTCGCGGGCGGCCTGCTCTGCACTATCCCCCACGTAGATCATGATGAGCGCTGCCACTTGTTTGTTCGCCGGATCGTGGCCGTGCCGGCGCAAGGCTTCCCGGTGCGCTTGGAGGTTTTCGACCCCGGACCGGCCGCCAAAACCGAATACCGGGGCGCACAGGAGGTTGAAACCCTTCTCGCCAGCGGTGACGAAGCTTTCCGGGCTAAGCGCCGCCATCCATACAAGGGCATGGGGCTTCTGCAGCGGCTTGGGACGCACCGGCAGGTCTTCGATCTTGAAGTGGCGACCGCTGAAGTTCACGCGCTCCTTGGTCCAAGCTTGCAAAATGATCTCGAGGGATTCCTGGAACAAAGAGCGGGACTGGGTTTGATCCACTCCGTAGCCCCGGAACTCGTGCGGCTGGTAACCGCGCCCTACCCCGAAGTCCACCCGGCCGTCGCTCATGAGGTCGAGTAGCGCAAATTCTTCTGCGACACGCACTGGGTTGTGAAACGGCAAGATGACGATGCCCGTGCCCAGTCGAATGCGGTGCGTAACGGGCACGAGCGCAGCCAACATGAGCGCGGTGGAGACGCAGTACCCGTACTCCGAGAAATGGTGCTCTGCTGGCCAGACAGAATCGAAGCCGAGCTCTTCTGCTGCTTGAGGAATTTCCGGTTGTTCGTGAACGACCTGATACTCAGTTTTGCCGGCTGGGTTTTCCAACAGGTGAAGCATGCCGAACTTCATGAGCTCCCCTCCTTTTCCGATTGTTGAGGACCCGACGCCGTCGCTTGCAGCTCATGCGCATACGCATGCTCGAGATCGGTAGTGGCCGCATCTCGCCCGCCGCTCAGCAGCGTTAACACCCGCGCATCCCGCATCCATTTTTCGACGAGATGATCGCGTAGGAAGCCATGTCCCCCGAGCAACTGCACCGCTTCGCGCGTGACAAACAGGGCACACTCAGCCGCCTCGAGAAAGGCATGAGCCGCCAGCCGGGGAGCTTCCGCGCTCTTCTTTTCGTATGCATGTGCGGCACACCAAGTAATGAGCCGCGCAGACTCTATTGCTATTCGCATTTCAGCGAGCCGGAAGGCCGGCGCTTAATGTTGCGCGATAGGGCGCCCGAACACCTTACGGGTGCACGTGTAGTCGAGAGCATACTCGTGGGCGGCACGGGATACGCCGACCAGGATCGCCGCTAGTCCGATGCGGATCCGTGCCCAGACACGCTCGATCGCTTTCACCTCGGCAACTTGCCAATCAGCGCGCGCCTCCTGCAGCGTCAGGGTAGAAGCCCCAGCAGCTTCGACTCCGGCGGCTTCGGTAGGCGCGACATGAAACTGATTAGGACCAAGAACAAAAATCCCGTTCGCGGTGCGAAAGAGCACGTATGATGGCTGGCTGGGCAGTACGGTACAGTGGCGCTGATCGTTCCACCCCTCTCTTCGATGGCGAGGGGTCGCCCGTCCACGCAGCACACTCTCGTTTCTGGCTGTTCGCGGAAGCGCGCGACGATACGCTCTACGTCGCGACGGGGAAGGCCGTCGAACATGGGCAGAAGCCAAGCAAGATTTTCCAGCGTGAGGGTGGAACCGGGGTCGCCCCAAGCGAACTCCTCGAGTGCCACGACCTTGCTGAACAACCCCCGCCCACCGCCACCGAGCGATTCCGGTAGCTCCATGTCAGCAAATCCCAAATCAAGATATTGGCTGAACACCTCTTGGGGCAGGCCCTTTCGTTCGTGGCCGCGCGCCGATGGACGCAGAACATCGCGTGCGAACTGATGTGCGATATCGCGGATCAGTTGTTCTTCGGCCTCTAAGCCAAACTCGAACATCGGCGGCCTAACGCTGGTAGGAAAAGGAGCAAATCATGTACATCTCGGATTCCGTCTGCGCTGCGTTTTCCCAAAAGTGTGGAATGTCGCCTTTAAAATGGAGCACATCGCCGGGCCCGAGCAGATATTCTTGCCCGCGAATCTCGAAACGAATCCGGCCTTTCAAGCCTATGACAATCTCCTCGCCGTGGTACGAGATCGGCACCTCTTGACCGCTTTTCGCTCCGCGACCCAACCGAATGAGGAAGCCTTCCATTCTGGGGTTCACGAGGCGTTCGGCTATGTGCTCGATGACAATCGGGGCTCCCTTGATCTCGCTCACGCGCCCTTGGCCCCGCGAGGTAAAACGGAGGTCGCATGGGGGCTCGTCGAGCTCTGCAAAGTAACTAATCGGGCGGCCGAGTGCTTCCGCCAGGCGGATACAAACGGCCAATGATGGAACGAGCTTGCTGTTTTCGATCTTCAGGATCGTGCTTGGCGCAAGCCCGGCCTTTTCACCCAGCTCTCGCAATGTGAGCCCAGCTTCCTCGCGGGCGCGCCGGAATTTTTCCGCAGCTTGCCGCAGGGAGGTTCGAAGCCGTTCTTCTCGTGCTCTTTTGTGGGCGTGTCTGTTCACGCGCTGGATTCTGCCCGATAAGCAACGTTGTTGTCAATCAGCAACAAGACGCGCGGGTTACCCGGCGGGGGGCGGCGGGTAGCGTCTTTTGGCGACGTTGAGTAGTAAGGCGGCGGGACGAGGAGGACCGGAGCGAGTGGCGACGGAACAGACGCTGATCAGGGAGTTGTTTGTGCTGGTCAACCCTGTAGCTGGTGCAGGGCGAACAGCGCGTCGGTGGCCGGGAATTGCTGCTGAGCTTCAACGACTCGGATTCCGCGTGCGCGCTCATTTCAGCGAGGCTCCTGGTGCTGCGACGGAAAAGGTGAAAGAGTGGCTGCGTAGCGGGGTACGGCGTGTGGTTGCTGTCGGAGGCGACGGTACCGTGAATGAGGTTGCCAACGGGTTTTTGTCCTCGGGAACCCCACTGGTCACCGAAGCAGTGCTGTCGGTGATTCCCTCAGGCACGGGCCACGATTTTGCGCGCAGCGTCGGAATCCATTCCCTTCAGGATGCGTTTGCGGCCCTTTCGCATGGTCGGGTCTGCTCGATCGATGCCTGTCAAGCGGCGTTTGCTCAAGACGGTAGGCAGGCCTCGCGCTATTTCGTCAACGCCGCGGATGTAGGGCTCGGTGCTGCAGCCGCTGCAGCGGTAAATCGTTCGCGGAAACTGCTCGGTGGGCTGTGGACTTACGTGGCGGGTGCCGTGCGCGCTCTTTGGTCGTTCCGGTGCGCCAATGCCGTCGTGGAAGTGGACGGCACGCCAGTCACGAACGGCCCGACCGAGATGGTTCTCATCGCCAATGGGCGTTTTCATGCTGGTGGGATGCGGATGGCACCAATGGCCGATCCCAGTGACGGCTTGCTTGAGGTCCTCGTGCTGCGAGAAGTCTCGCGCCTGCATCTCTTGATGTCGCTGCTACCGCGCGTCTTTCACGGCCGCCATTTGGGGCATCCCGCGGTTACTCATGCAAGGGGAAAACGGGTGTTGGTCCGCAGCGCAGAGCCCTTGCCCTTTGAGATGGACGGGGAACAACCGGGTACGACGGACGTCGCCGTGGAAGTCGTTCCGGCTGCGTTGAGAGTCACCACATTGCCTTGAGCCGTGGCCTCAGGTGAGATTCGTCCGATGCCCACGGGAAAGGGGCGCCGCAGTCAAAATTTGGGCTCCCCTATCCCTGCGGTTGATCCGGGAGCAGCGCGAAAGACCGAAGCTGGTGAGGTTTCAATTGGCACTGCAGCCGGCCATCCTGAAAAGCGAAGGGCTCGCGTGTCCGCCGACCGTCGAGTCGTATGCTGTGGACTTTTTTGATCCGGAAGCCGAAGCGGACTGAGGCGGTGAGTTCACGGTCCCAGGGGTTCAACAACCGCAACCACAAAGCGCGGCCACGCAACGCGGGGAGCAGTGCGCTCAGGACTACGTCGCGAGGCTCGATCGAAAGGAGCGACTCACCGCCGTGAAGGATCGGACTTTCGCCGCCGATCACAGCCCAAAGCCCGGCGCTGAGGTCGCGAACCGTGTGCGCATCCACACCTTCGCTGAGCGCGATGCGGGTTTGGAAACGGCCAGAACACTGGGCTTGCGGGGTGGCAATAATCGGCCCAGCCAGTTCTGCTCGGGTCTTCAGGCCAGGCAAAGCGAGCCAGCCAACCGAACGGAGAAGGGTGATGGCAATCGTGCCATCTGGGGTCACTTCGGCCTCAGGGAGTTCCGGCGCAGTTACTGTGAGCCCGTTCACGCTGACGAAGCCATGATGGGGAAATGTTCGCGGCGGTGGGTGGACCCAATCGGGCTTTTCTTTGACCTTGGTGGAGCGGGTTGCGATGTCGAACGTGGTCGCAGCGGCGAACGCCGAAGCTGGCTGGCCTGTGGGGAATAAAAGCCTGAGCCGGTGGTCTTTTGCCGTGTTGAAGACGGTGACCTCGATGTCAAGGCGCGGAATGCCGGGAGCCACGCAAAGTTCTAGAACGAGAGGCAACGTAACCGTTTCGTCGCAGCGCTCTTCGCGCGACGCCTTTAACCCGCTCGGGACCCGTAGTTTCCGTTCGATCCGTAATGTTTGGATCCCGCTCGGGTGGTGCGTTCGGCGAAAGGCTACGCCGTCCAGTTGGGCCATACCCGGGACCGGATCGAAGTCGTACGTATCACCGCGGTCGCCCAAATCTTCCCAGTTGGCAAGCCCGACATAGCGGCTGCCGCTTGCAACGAATTCTAGGTCGAAAGTTCCGGTGGTTGTTGCCTGGACCCGCAGGAACTCGTTACGAATTTCCGTC
This window encodes:
- a CDS encoding zinc-binding dehydrogenase, whose amino-acid sequence is MIRKEQPRFRAPDEIRDEELAGANCALAQLIFGFERVALQWGESAAIQGAGGLGLYAVAVAKELGAHPVIVIDGNQARLSLACSLGADSVIDLKEQPDPRARTAEVLRLTGGWGADVVVEVAGTPEPYPEGIRMLSRGGRYLALGSVVPG
- a CDS encoding LLM class flavin-dependent oxidoreductase; the protein is MKFGMLHLLENPAGKTEYQVVHEQPEIPQAAEELGFDSVWPAEHHFSEYGYCVSTALMLAALVPVTHRIRLGTGIVILPFHNPVRVAEEFALLDLMSDGRVDFGVGRGYQPHEFRGYGVDQTQSRSLFQESLEIILQAWTKERVNFSGRHFKIEDLPVRPKPLQKPHALVWMAALSPESFVTAGEKGFNLLCAPVFGFGGRSGVENLQAHREALRRHGHDPANKQVAALIMIYVGDSAEQAARDFADPVIWYYRTFAKYIAPPPCEQPIKTYEPYVGVRDMAAQVTWEQLQMAGAVVCGSPIECVERIRQLHSLFGFTTLLCWTRLGGLDHRKVLHSMELMQRYVIPALRDLQSERAVA
- a CDS encoding acyl-CoA dehydrogenase family protein, encoding MFEFGLEAEEQLIRDIAHQFARDVLRPSARGHERKGLPQEVFSQYLDLGFADMELPESLGGGGRGLFSKVVALEEFAWGDPGSTLTLENLAWLLPMFDGLPRRDVERIVARFREQPETRVCCVDGRPLAIEERGGTISATVPYCPASHHTCSFAPRTGFLFLVLISFMSRLPKPPESKLLGLLP
- a CDS encoding XRE family transcriptional regulator; the protein is MNRHAHKRAREERLRTSLRQAAEKFRRAREEAGLTLRELGEKAGLAPSTILKIENSKLVPSLAVCIRLAEALGRPISYFAELDEPPCDLRFTSRGQGRVSEIKGAPIVIEHIAERLVNPRMEGFLIRLGRGAKSGQEVPISYHGEEIVIGLKGRIRFEIRGQEYLLGPGDVLHFKGDIPHFWENAAQTESEMYMICSFSYQR
- a CDS encoding diacylglycerol kinase family lipid kinase; the encoded protein is MATEQTLIRELFVLVNPVAGAGRTARRWPGIAAELQRLGFRVRAHFSEAPGAATEKVKEWLRSGVRRVVAVGGDGTVNEVANGFLSSGTPLVTEAVLSVIPSGTGHDFARSVGIHSLQDAFAALSHGRVCSIDACQAAFAQDGRQASRYFVNAADVGLGAAAAAAVNRSRKLLGGLWTYVAGAVRALWSFRCANAVVEVDGTPVTNGPTEMVLIANGRFHAGGMRMAPMADPSDGLLEVLVLREVSRLHLLMSLLPRVFHGRHLGHPAVTHARGKRVLVRSAEPLPFEMDGEQPGTTDVAVEVVPAALRVTTLP
- a CDS encoding acyl-CoA dehydrogenase family protein, whose product is MLQLEIDTDTQRLVEMVRWLGREHMRPLGLEADRKHEPIPGDRPFYKLVWDLGIGRRGWGEEASTSAAARRAARRGVILAEEMAYWDRGVAVSLPGPGLGGPPITLLGTPEQKERFFAVFNDPARPHWGAFAMTEPGAGSDVAAISTRARREGDV
- a CDS encoding acyl-CoA dehydrogenase family protein, producing the protein MKAIERVWARIRIGLAAILVGVSRAAHEYALDYTCTRKVFGRPIAQH
- a CDS encoding acyl-CoA dehydrogenase family protein, whose amino-acid sequence is MLNGEKMFCSNGARADWVVVWATVDPALGRDGHRAFVVERGTPGFRVARIENKMGLVAYESAALVFEDCCVPAANLLGGEAAYRERSGFKGAMESFNATRPIVAAMAIGIAQAAYDRAMEFVRSIRPRSRVSPWYRRALDKLAWMERKIVSGRMLCWRAAYLADTRQPNILEASMAKAYCPQIAQEVTSLAMEILGDLGATKDGLVETWFRDVKAMDIVEGTGQIQRRIISRLLTGLSET